A segment of the Oncorhynchus clarkii lewisi isolate Uvic-CL-2024 chromosome 11, UVic_Ocla_1.0, whole genome shotgun sequence genome:
gcagctgcaatTTAAAAAAGTATTATCTTTACAGGAGAGcgacaggagaggagaagggcaCAGTGGAAGAAAGGTCAGATGGCTTTCGGAGTCAGGGCTCATAGACCAGACACACTGAGGGGAGTGCAAACAATGCTAAGGCAAATGAGAGGAGGTCCAGAGTTTGAAGAgttttggaacacagccctgggCAGTGAGGGGTCCAGAAAAAGTAAAAGAGGTACTCTACAAGCTACGCAGATATATCAGCCCTAAACTAAGGATTCAAACACCCGGTTAAGTCAAATACTGTACATGTCATTGGGTTGGTGTGAGCGATGATATACTCACACATCGGAGGGTTTGGGGTTAATAGCAATGACAGGCCATCCATCGCTGGTTGACTGGCTGTTTCGACAGATCCTCTAGAGTAAATATCCTCTGGCCAGAACGAGCCtggcagacagacacgcacagacaaacagagcgagagagatatagagcgacagagagagcgacagagagagagtcagagagagcgagagaatggaGGAGGTAGTGCTGAGatgttacatacacacacagtcctcccTTACTTTCAGGGGTCGTAGAAGCTGTCCATAGGGATGTCCTTGGAGGCCAGTGTGTTGGTCAGGCTGTATTCGAGAGACAGGTTGGAATCCACGCACAcgtccacgcacacacacacacacacacacacttgtgtcctacacaacacaatacacacagataAACTCACAACTTCAGGGCAGACACGAAATGCAacagagcaaaaaaaaaaaactattacagagctaaaaaaaaaaaaagtactacagagctaaaaaaaaaaaaaaacacctacaGAGCTAAAAAACTATTACAGAGCTATACTGCCATCTGCTGGTCCCTTAGTAAATCTCTCAAAACTAAAGCATTTTATTATGCAATCTGTCTTGAAATgtcagaagggttgggttaaatgcagaagacacatttccgtTGCAATCATtccgttgtacaactgactaggtatccatcTGTGGTATTGTATGGAAGCCAAAGTCATTTCATAATGGAAAACACTTAacccacacacgcacagacacacactctcttgtattttttttaattttttaatttcacctttatttaaccaggtaggctagttgagaacaagttctcatttgcaactgcgacctggccaagataaagcatagcagtgtgaacagacaacacagagttacacatggagtaaacaattaacaagtcaataacacagtagaaaaaaaaggagagtctatatacattgtgtgcaaaaggcatgaggaggtaggcgaataattacaattttgcagattaacactggagtgataaatgatcagatggtcatgtacaggtagagatattggtgtgcaaaatagcagaaaagtaaataaataaaaacagtatggggatgaggtaggtaaaaatgggtgggctatttaccgatagactatgtacagctgcagcgatcggttagctgctcagatagcagatgtttgaagttggtgagggagataagtctccaacttcagcgatttttgcaattcgttccagtcacaggcagcagagaactggaacgaaaggcggccaaatgaggtgttggctttagggatgatcagtgagatacacctgctggagcgcgtgttacgggtgggtgttgccatcgtgaccagtgaactgagataaggcggagctttacctagcatggacttgtagatgtcctggagccagtgggtctggcgacgaatatgtagcgagggccagccgactagagcatacaggtcgcagtggtgggtggtataaggtgctttagtgacaaaacggatggcactgtgataaactgcatccagtttgctgagtagagtgttggaagcaattttgtagatgacatcgccgaagttgaggatcggtaggatagtcaattttactagggtaagtttggcggcatgagtgaaggagactttgttgcggaatagaaagccgactctagatttgattttcgattggagatgtttgatatgagtctggaaggagagtttacagtctagccagacacctaggtacttatagatatccacatattcaaggtcggaaccatccagggtggtgatgctagtcaggcgtgtgggtgcaggcagcgaacggttgaaaagcatgcatttggttttactagcgtttaagagcagttggaggccacggaaggagtgttgtatggcattgaagctcgtttggaggttagatagcacagtgtccaaggacgggccggaagtatatagaatgatgtcgtctgcgtagaggtggatcagggaatcgcccgcagcaagagcaacatcattgatatatacagagaaaagagtcggcccgagaattgaaccctgtggccctccaatttgacacactgtactctgtctgcaaagtagttggtgaaccaggcaaggcagtcatcagaaaaaccgaggctactgagtctgccgataagaatatggtgattgacagagttgaaagccttggcaaggtcgatgaagacggctgcacagtactgtcttttatcgatggcggttatgatatcgtttagtaccttgagcgtggctgaggtgcacccgtgaccggctcagaaaccagattgcacagcggagaaggtacggtgggattcgagatggtcagtgacctgtttgttgacttggctttcaaagaccttagataggcagggcaggatggatataggtctgtaacagtttgggtccagggtgtctccccctttgaagagggggatgactgcggcagctttccaatccttggggctctcagacgatatgaaagagaggttgaacaggctggtaataggggttgcgacaatggcggcggatagtttcagaaatagagggtccagattgtcaagcccagctgatttgtacgggtccaggttttgcagctcttttagaacatctgctatctggatttgggtaaaggagaacctggagaggcttgggcgagtagctgcggggggggggggggggggcggagcggttggccgaggttggagtagccaggtggaaggcATGGctagccgttgagaaatgcttgttgaagttttcgataatcatggatttatcggtggtgaccgtgttacctagcctcagtgcagtgggcagctgggaggaggtgctcttgttctccatggacttcacagtgtcccagaactttttggagttggagctacaggatgcaaatttctgcctgaagaagctggccttagctttcctgactgactgcgtgtattggttcctgacttccctgaacagttgcatatcgcggggactattcgatgctattgcagtctgccacaggatgtttttgtgctggtcgagggcagtcaggtctggagtgaaccatgggctatatctgttcttagttctgcattttttgaacggagcatgcttatctaaaatggtgaggaagttacttttaaagaatgaccaggcatcctcaactgacgggatgaggtcaatgtccttccaggatacccgggccaggtcgattagaaaggcctgctcacagaagtgttttagggagcgtttgaaagtgatgaggggtggtcgtttgactatAACttaccttgtggggacacacaattcagtcctattcaaaatcctattttccctaaccccaaaacctaaccttaaacctaatgCTAAAACCAACCCTagatcctaaccctaattctaaccctaaccttaaccccttagaaaaagcatttgaccttgtggggactaacaaaatgccCCCAGTTGGTTCAATTTGTGttagtttactattcttgtgggtaCTCCTGGTCCCCACATGTATAGTTAAACCCGTCCACACTCACCCCAGCTTGCACATTTCCACGGTATTGTTGGTGCACACGCTGATAGCCCAGCATGCATTGCGGCGTATCTCCTGTGATTGGACCGTAGCAGTTTGACCAATGGGACAAGGCCTTCCGCATTTCTCAGCAGATCAGGAAGAGATGGAATGAGAGGGGGGAGTTTGTACTTTTGGGAATATTTAATTGGTTCCATCATACCGGGAAACATCAAATTCTTGAGTTATTTGACCCAGATTTGAAACCCACACTACGGACAAAGACACACTCATGTCTGCCTGTTCCTCAGCATCGCAGGCAAGCGGCGAGGGCCTGCATGGCTCTGACAagggtgtgtgtgtccacagacTGCAGTGGCTCCAGGAGGGCGGCCATGACCCCGTgggacatgatgctgccacgcaGGAATTCCTGTTCAGGCCATGTTGGTGAGAATGACCGCAGCGTGAGCCACCACACCGGGAATTATGTGATGGAGCTGCTGAACTAAGCCAATGACACTCATTTATTGAAATAAAATGAAGAGATAACGGGggtggacatacacacacacacttagccctTGCAGCTCTGAGCCACCCTGGAGATGGCCTTGACAACGTGTGTCTGAATGTCCAGCAGGTTGGGAGTGGTGATGAACTGCAGTAACCTCTGGAGACCTCCAGTCTCATGGATCAGCTGGAGACCATGATAGAGACCACCTGGAGAGCTGCTACATGCAGATCACTGAACAACTACAAGACACAAACACAAGAAATTAGTCAAATTCTTTAAAATACTTGAGCTTTGCTTGATTTTGTTTACCTGGTAGAATGAATTCAATAGAAAGATCAAACTACAAGTTTGATCAAGAGCACCTTAAATACTTcacaatgtcacgccctgaccttagttccttttttatgtctctgttttagtttggtcagggcgtgagttggggtgggcattctatgtttttgttctaggttttgtatttctgtgtttggcctggtatggttcccaatcagaggcagctgtcaatcgttgtctctgattgagaaccatacttaggtagcctgttttccactatgatttgtgggtagttattttctggttGGTGTTTGTTGCACCTGTATTATGGATACgtaccacactgcgctttggtcctcctctccttctcccaacgaCAATCGTTACACACAAGTACAGTACTTTCAAGTATgtgataaatataaatatatgaccCACACAGACCTTGTTGCAGAGGAACTCCAGCAGCCTGTCAAAGCCCTGCTTCTCCCTGAAGGTGACCTGTGTGTTGTTACGCTTGCTGGGGTCCGCAGGCAAGCTGCTGAATGACCAGGAAATCAGATCTCAACAGCTACAGAGGAGGAGACTGCCATTTATCTCATGCACAGAAATGCGGCTGGGGAGGTCCTACACACATTTAAAATGgggctttagctcagcaggctaataTAGTCTCGTGGCAAGCAGAAGACTTGAGTTCAAGCCCcatcggtcacacacacacaaaacacacacctgCACCAGGTTGTAGATAGACTCCTCAGAGTTCTTCTTGACTTCAGTATGAGCGGCTCTATTCCTTCCTGGTCCGAGATCTGGACTTTACAGTTGAAGCCACCAACAGGGAGGCCAGGCACAACTCATGGACCACCACATGCTCTCtggcacaggaacacacacatataaacacacacagagaaagatacatacagatacaatgaaatgtgaaatgtcacaatgATTTAATGACTGGTGGAAACATATGATTGATACTCAAGAAGATGAGAGCCACACCGCCACCAAACGCTCAGCCAGAGCATACTTTCAGGTGACAGCTTTCCCGATTACAGAAGCATTGACATCCAGTTTCTTCAGAATTAGTTTTACATCACATTTCAAACAGAGCAGAATCCGAAATGACCTAATGTTTCTGGCAACAATCTTGTCTTCAGCCACAATTCACCACTGTTTACAGTGCGACCGACCCTAAATAACTGATTTTGTTACTGCATTGTGTTACTAATCCTATATCGGTAGTTGTTACTATCCTACATCAGTAACTAGAGAAGGGTTCCTTACTGTTGGCAGCCATGACTCCCAGGGCCATGAAGGCGTTGCGGTGGACCAGCTTGTCTTCGTGGGATATGAGGTGAGACAGAGGCTCCACTGTCCCCATCCCCAGCAGAGAGCTCCTGTTTTCATCACCTACCACCATgtggagacagggagatagatggtggagagagagatagatagatagatatatagatagatagatagatagatagatagatagatagatagatagatagatagatagatagatagatagggctTTATGCTCAATTAGGTAAGCTGCTCCCAAGCTTTGGTCCAGGCTCAAATTAATATATCGCTTTCATTGCACAGCTTTCCACAGTCCAGTTTTTTTCAGATAATGTGATGATTTCAATGAAGAAAGGATACCATATTTCTATGACGTTAGTTCTCTCAGCAACATCAAGGGTAAAAACACCTTTCCCTGCAAATTTGTGGATGGCTTAGCAAGCTTTAGCCAAAACCTCTTCAGGGGAATTGAGCATGAGGACCACAGGGGCTGCCTTCTTACTCTTGATCAGCAGAGTGTCAAACTAGAGTGAGGGGAAGAATAGAGAGACTattccatttgctttggcaatgtgaacatctgtttcccatgccaataaagccctttgaacttaattgatagagggagagattaaGTTGTTTGACTTCCCATTAAATCGACCCCCACCACCACATATCTTAATCTTCTTACCAGATCCTTAGATGAGGGCTCACTCTCTTTCTACATTTTCTTCCCCATCCTGAAACTACAAACCACATATTTTTCAGAAAACTTATTTACCCATTTATAACATGCTGTCAATGTTTACATGGGTGTCAACTTTGGCATGCACTGGCTGAACTTAGCTTGTTAACTaaagctgtcacgccctgaccttagagagccgttttatttctctatttggttaggtcagggtgtgatttgggtttgtggtttgtttctatgttttggcgggtatggttctcaatgagggacagctgtctatcgttgtctctgattgggaatcatacttaggcagcctttttttccTTTTGGGAGTTGTGGGTATTTGTCTTTGTTTGTGCATGTATAGCCTTACGGAGCTTCAcggtcgtcgtcgtcgtcgtcgtcgtcgtcgtcgtcgtcgtcgttgTTGTTGTCGACATTTGCAAACAAagaaaaatgtacgctcaccgcgctgcaccttggtccattcCATACGACAAACgcgttagctagctaagattgtaaGAGAGCTTGCTAACACAATTACCCTGGACGTCCAAATGAGGTTGCTTTTAGGAAATGTATGATTACCTTCCTGATTACCATTTGAATAATGAACTGTTTCTTACATGTTGTTCAATTCCGCGGACGTTCAGTTCCGCGGACGATC
Coding sequences within it:
- the LOC139420544 gene encoding LOW QUALITY PROTEIN: armadillo repeat-containing protein 3 (The sequence of the model RefSeq protein was modified relative to this genomic sequence to represent the inferred CDS: inserted 6 bases in 5 codons; substituted 4 bases at 4 genomic stop codons) yields the protein MGKKMXKESEPSSKDLFDTLLIKSKKAAPVVLMLNSPEEVLAKACXAIHKFAGKGDENRSSLLGMGTVEPLSHLISHEDKLVHRNAFMALGVMAANSDVKLILKKLDVNASVIGKAVTXKEHVVVHELCLASLLVXFNCKVQISDQEGIEPLIXEVKKNSEESIYNLVQDLPSRISVHEINGXSPPLXLLRSDFLVIQQLACGPXSKRNNTQVTFREKQGFDRLLEFLCNKLFSDLHVAALQVVSXHGLQLIHETGGLQRLLQFITTPNLLDIQTHVVKAISRVAQSCKG